The Nostoc sp. 'Peltigera membranacea cyanobiont' N6 genome contains the following window.
TGTCGGTATGCCACCATCAAGAGAGTTTGATTAATTGCTGTTTGATGAGCCGACTCTGATTGAGAAAGCTTATGCAATAATATGGCGATACATTGACCCGCTAAAACTAACGCAGCCTGTCTAATTGTTTCTTCTCTTTCTTTAACTATTCTTCCAGACCATTCCTCGATATTTTTCAACTCTAAAAGTTTCGTCACATCCTCTTGAAAATCTGATAGTGAATCGGCAAAATTTAGATTTGCATATATGTTTTTCTTCATAAAAGTAGGTACTTCCTATTTCAAAACTATTCTTGAAAGGAAATTTTACCTTTTTTATAGTCGCAACAATGTACAGAAACCTCGTTTTTAGGATAGGTTGTGTTTTCTAACGAATATTACTTAAATTATTGTATTAAATATTTATCGTGTACGTAAGAGTCTATTAGCGATCGCTCTCTTGGTGGGGTCATCTCACAAAATCGCATTGCTCCCGGGGGTACTTTGTGTCATCGCTCAACTAGGCAATTTTTAGTTGCAGTCTGCTAAAGCTAGATTTTAAACACTAAGTAGACAAAGTAAAAATAAGTTTCTCGGCTCAAAAACTCCATTTGACTGTGAAAACTGCGATAGCGGGTAGTCGGTGTGGGAGACGAATGTGCATCCATTCCTAAATTTCGCGCCATCAATACTGCTCGTTTCATGTGCAATGGATCGCTAACAATAAGAAACTTGTTTAATTGGTGAGCTTTCGCTACTTCCAAAGCATTTGTGAGGTTCTGGTGAGTTGTACGAGATTGAGTTTCAGTGAGAATATCAGCAGCTTTTACCTGTTGCGCGAGTGCATAATTTTTTCCAACTATAGCTTCAGGTGGTTCATTACTCTCGCCAACTCCGCCAGTAAAAATGATTGTTTTAACAGATCCATTTTTATATAAGTTGATGGCGTGGTTAATTCGCTCTCTGAAAACAGGAGATGGTTCTTCTCCCCAAACTGCCGCTCCTAAAACAATTGCTGCATCTGCTTTGATATTATTAGTACTGCTGCCATATAAATAAATACTTGAGGCAGAAGAAGCGATCGCCAGCAACAAGGCAGATATCAAAGTTACTGTTATCAAAATTAACCATTTTTTGGAAATTTTGTAATTGAGCATAGGGCGTTGTCTTATTTTTCATTCTTAGTTTCAATATCAAGTTAAGTGCGTAAGTTCTATACTGTTATATGCTTCACCATTAGATGCAGTTGTGAATCTGGCTTCTACCGTGCAATCAAAAACTGCTCTAGACGCAAGCCAGAACAGTTTTTGATAGAAGTAAATTGTATAGGGGACTTTTAGTGTTGTCCCCAGTTTATCCATAATAAATACCGTTATATAATACTATTCACCTCAAGTTTCGTGTTTTACGCAAAAAACGAATAATCTTGAAGTTGGCATTACAAAGGTTAGAAGTCAGCACAAGCCAGCGTATTGCAGACGGCATCCGCTTCTCTACTGTCTACCTCTGATTTTCCTCGATTGGGCTAGGACTTACAGATAGGGAGCGATCGCACTAAGCTCACTGGCTTCAGGCGATCGCAACTGGGATATTTTTATTGTGGAATGCGTTCAGCTTTGAACGTGCGCTGATGCCAGTAAGGATAGATTGGCGCGATCGCGCTAACCTGATTGAGCCGATTTACTTCCAAAGAGTGTTAGCTCCCACTGAGCAGCCCCAAGGTTGTCTCGAAAGTCAAGTGAACATTTTCTCACAATGGATAGTTTCTGTGGAACAGCTTATGATATCTTCTCAAGAATCTGATTACTCATCTGAATTTGGTTTTTTCCGATATTACGTTTGAGTAAGAAAATACCTGCATCATGCGCTTGCTGACCACCAGCACTAAAGCAAGCATCCTCGATAATTACTGGTTCAATACCGCGCTCAAAAGAGTCAATTGCTGTCTTGAAAATACAGCTATCAGTTTCAACTCCACAAAGATATATTTTACTGATTTGATTAATCAAAATAAAACTCGAAAAACTTTCCGTAAATGCAGAGTAATAAGGTTTATCAAAAATATTATGTATATATGGCTGAAGTTCATCAATAATGCTTGTTTCTGGTTCATGTATCAAGCTTGACCAATGAATTAGCTTCACATAATTACTGTCAGCAGTATTGATAAATTTTGTGAATTCAACGAGTTTACCAGCTTCTAAAAAGCGCTCAATTAGTTTAATGACAGTAGGAATAATATGTCTGCATTTTTCAGGCATAAAACCATTTTGCATATCTACTACAAGAAGGATTTCGCTCATTTGTGCCAGATTTTATTTAGATTAAGAGTTAAGACATTAATTGAAGAAGAATTCAGAAGTCAGAATTCAGGAGTCAGAATCAAGACGCTCCTGCGTCGCTAACGCTGCGCTATCAGTCGGGGATTCAGACCGCGCAGGAATTGAAGACCACCAAATTTTCAATTTGGTGGGGGTGCAAAAACGCCGATTATTCATCCGCCAGTCGTACAGAATTCATTCTGAATTCTGACTCCTGACTCCTGAATTCTGTTCGATAATGAAGGCTCTATTGTCAAAGCTCGTCGTCTTTGGATTAAAGGCGGTTGGCATCCACCTGATGAAGATCCGCGACAAATAAAAGAGTTTTGATTTGTAATTCCTTTAACTGTTGAAGTGCGATTGCTCAAGCAGGGCGTAGTCCATCGCCTCCCCAATGGATTTCTCACGAGTGATTGCCGAAAGCCATGCTGTTGACTGTACAGGTAGTGGGCTTGAGTAATCTCCAAGTCACAAGATGGAGTTCTATCAAGTAAAAAATATATGAGTAATACTGAGTTTCATCCTTGCTCAATCTGTTCGACCCCAACTCGATATTTTTCAAGATATCCACGCGCAGTTTGCGATGATTGCTATACCAAAGCAAGTGATGCTCAGGGACGAAAATTGAGTTTTTTTAATACCTCAATGAGTGGAGGATTTGAGGGAATTGTAACTGAAACTAAAGAGAAGTACGAAAGCTATATTTGCTACATTAATGGGTTAAAATGCTGGGCTGATGAAGCTCGGTTTGGCGGCATTGTTGTTGAAACTATGATAGATGATAATTTGCCTAATCACTAAGAGCGCTTTCATACTCAACCATGACTAAAAAAAATTTGCTAAACAATGAAATTTTCACTATAGACAATATTCTTTCACCACAAGAGTGTGGGGAGTATATTGCTTTAACCGAAAACATCGGTTATACAGATGCCCCAATTACTACCTCACGAGGTTTTGAAATACGTCCTGATATCCGCAATAATGAGCGTGTTATCCTAGATGATCAGCAACGGGCTTTTGATTTATGGCAGCGTGTGTCAAATTATATTCCTAATATCATTGGCAGATGGGAAGCGGTGGGGCTGAATGAGCGTTTTCGTTTCTATCGCTATGATCCAGGACAGAGATTTGCGATTCATCATGATGGTTCTTATCGGCGCTCTAATGGTGAGGAGAGTCTATTAAGCTTCATGATTTATCTGAATCAAGGTTTTGCAGGTGGCGAAACCCGTTTTCATTTTGATAGGCGATACTATGAACATTTACCTAGTATCACTGTGGTTCCAGTAACAGGTATGGCTTTGTGCTTTGTCCATGAACTAGTACATGAAGGCACTCCTGTTAACCAAGGGCGAAAGTACGTTTTGCGCTCGGATGTTATGTACTGTCAAAAATCAAAAGTCTTTTAAACGACCTTTGTTGTTCTGCCAACATAAGTTTTGGAGCATATTTGCATCGCAGATCCATCAAAAGTGGTCAAGTTATTTTTGCATGGCTCATATCATGTTCGAGAAATCACTAAAATTCAACTGGCTGTACCCATTAGTTCAAAGTCGCCACAGCAGTAGCAGTGCATTGTTAATTTTCGTATGCTCTTGATTGTTAGTCGTTTTCCCCCTATCCTCACAAAAGGTAGATAATGGTAAATTTCCTTTTTAAGACAAGACTTCAGGGTGATTTATGAATAAAGGTGAACTAGTGGATGCTGTAGCAGCCAAAGCCAACGTCACAAAAAAGCAAGCTGATGAAATCATAAGTGCTTTTTTGTCAATCGTTACCGAAGCTGTAGCCAATGGGGA
Protein-coding sequences here:
- a CDS encoding YdcF family protein, with amino-acid sequence MLNYKISKKWLILITVTLISALLLAIASSASSIYLYGSSTNNIKADAAIVLGAAVWGEEPSPVFRERINHAINLYKNGSVKTIIFTGGVGESNEPPEAIVGKNYALAQQVKAADILTETQSRTTHQNLTNALEVAKAHQLNKFLIVSDPLHMKRAVLMARNLGMDAHSSPTPTTRYRSFHSQMEFLSRETYFYFVYLVFKI
- a CDS encoding isochorismatase family cysteine hydrolase, producing MSEILLVVDMQNGFMPEKCRHIIPTVIKLIERFLEAGKLVEFTKFINTADSNYVKLIHWSSLIHEPETSIIDELQPYIHNIFDKPYYSAFTESFSSFILINQISKIYLCGVETDSCIFKTAIDSFERGIEPVIIEDACFSAGGQQAHDAGIFLLKRNIGKNQIQMSNQILEKIS
- a CDS encoding prolyl hydroxylase family protein — translated: MTKKNLLNNEIFTIDNILSPQECGEYIALTENIGYTDAPITTSRGFEIRPDIRNNERVILDDQQRAFDLWQRVSNYIPNIIGRWEAVGLNERFRFYRYDPGQRFAIHHDGSYRRSNGEESLLSFMIYLNQGFAGGETRFHFDRRYYEHLPSITVVPVTGMALCFVHELVHEGTPVNQGRKYVLRSDVMYCQKSKVF